AAACCTGATTCCGCGAAAGCTTGGGATAAACGCGGTTATACTTTAGTGAGACTGGGACGTGATGAAGATGCGATCGCTAGTTTTGACAAAGCCCTAGAAATTAAGCCAGACTATGGCAGTGCATATTATAATAAAGCAGCCTGCTATGCCCTACAAAAAGAAGTTAAATTAGCTTTACAAAACCTCAAACAAGCGATTCAAATTAATCCTAGCTACAAAGAAGAAGCCGCAACAGATATAGACTTTGATGAAATTGGTGATGATGAGCAATTTAGAAAGTTAATTGCAGAGTAAATAATCAATATTTAAAAACTTCTAGGATCTACGCTCCAGAATTTTTCGGATACTAGGAAGAGCAGCTTCAATTATTTCAGGCGACAGAGTTGTTTGTTGCCAAGTTTCCCTCTCTTCAAGTCCTTCTAACCAGGCATTTAGAGATGGGTAAGCTGACAAAGAGAAACCAAACTGAGGTAATGCCGACACTAATGTTCCAGCAACAATATCTGCTAGCGTCAGTGAGTCTTTCACAAAGTAAGAATTCCCATCCAAAAGGCTTTCATAAAACTGCATCACAGCAATAACTCGTTGCCGAGCAATTTCAGCTTTATTAGGATCAAGTTCGATTCCTATCAACAGTCGAGTTAAAGGGGTCATAGATACCTGAAGTTCATTGACTGCAATCATTTCAACCATCCGAACAATGGCAATATCGTCAGCTGAACTAGGCATTAATGATGGAGTCGGATATTTTGCCTCTAGATAATCTAGAATTGCTAACGACTCGACTACCCGCAATTTGTTGTCTACAATTACAGGAATTCGCTGAAGCGGGTTAATTGCAGTGAAATCCTCACTAAACTGATCTCCATCTAAATTGATTAAAATTGGCTCAAAGGGAATCTGTTTCTCTAGTAATGCCACCCAGACTCGACGAGCATTAACAGAGGTCGGATGATAGTAGAACTTCAACATTGAAACTCCAAAAATAAAACTACGCCTTCATCAGACTTTCCGAAGTTTAACAGCTAATACTATAAGGAGAAGGTCGTTGAGCGATGACAGATAACAGTCATTAGTTATTTGTCATCAGTCATCACAATTTATATCATATCCGGTTAATTAGTTATGATTCCCCCAGTCATTGCACCCCACCCCCTACCCCTCCCCGTTCACGGGGAGGGGAAACAAAGCATAGCTTTGCTGGGGTGGGGTTCTTTGGTTTTTCTAAGTAATCAAGCGGACATGATATTAGATATTGACATCAACTTTCCGGCTTCAAAACTTTTGTTTTAGGGAAGGTATAGTTGGATGAAATGGAGTTAACTACTTGTCCTAAAACTCGGATCATCACACTGGGTGCAAACAGCGAATTTGGCTGTTTAACCATATGTGACACTTCAATAAATCTCCGATAAATATCAGGATCTCTGACAGAAAGCTCTAAGACTTCATCCATATATCGATGCATGAATTGAGTCATTTTATCTGGTTGTCCACCTTCAGTGGTATCCCAGCGAAAATCTTCACTTGTTGCCATCAACCAAGGAGTTTCTAAAACTTTAGCCAGTTGCTTTTGAAATTGTTTTGTTAAACCTTTGAAATTGTGCTGTTGCTTCTGTAAACAATCATCTAGAGTTAACGCACCTAAAGCAGCAGTGGTCATTCCTTGCCCGTAGATAGGATTAAAAGCACAGACAGCATCCCCAATTGCAACCAAGCCATCTGGCATCCGAGACAGCTTTTCGTAATGATGCCAGCAATTTTCTGTACGCCGATAGCCATGTATGGGAGTAATGGGTTTGGCGTTTTTGACGAATTGGTAAATCTCAGGAGTACGCAAACTGCGTGCAAATTCGATAAAGCCGGCTTCATCAGTTGGTGGATAGTCTCGACTAATACCAATCAAGATCACACCCCAGCGGTTGCCTTCTATTGGATATAAGGCACCACCACGTTTGTCATGGGGTGGTTGAGAAATCACATACAGTACTTTCCAATCTGCTTGGAAATTCTCTGGTTGTTCATACCAACAAGTACTGTAACCTAAAAATGAGTTAATCATGGTTTCATTGGGAGATTGGTAGCCCATTTTCTCTAACCACTTAGGCAACTGAGAGTTGCGTCCGCTAGCATCAACCACGAAATCTGATGTTAATTCTTGTTCTTGCGAATCATCCAAAGAACACAGTTTTACTCCTGTGACTCTGGAATTGTCTTTATTAGTTACTAACCCCTTGACTTGAGTTGCCGATAAAAATTCTATATTACGGTAACTACTCAAACGACGACGAACTACCCACTCCAGAAAAGGACGACTGCAAGTACGGGTAACTAAGTCTGAAGAACCACGGTATGCCCAACCCCGCGCATGAAAAAAAGATGAGTCTGCTGTCCAGTTTACACTAGGCGCACCTGCTGTAGTTAATTCTGCTTCCATACCAGGGAACAACTGTTCTAGAATGCGATAACCTCCAGTCAGCATTACATGGACGTGATGTCCTTGGGGAACTCCGTGACGTGGTTCTGGCTGTTGTGGTAACTGGTCGCGTTCTACCACCGTGACATGCTCGAAGTGTTCTGCTAAAATTCTCGCACTTAAGAGTCCAGCCATGCTACCCCCAATCACAATAGCATGACTTCCATTGCTAGTTTTTTGTTGTGCCTCAATCAGCTTAGACATAGTTGGTCATCTTGTGAAAGATGTTTATATTCTTTCATAAGTACCAAAAATTCTATGTTAAGGTGCGTTACGGCTTGTGTCTAACACACCCTACTAACATGGCAAGGCTAAAATGATGCAATAAATTTTCTTGTGGGGCGGGCATCTTGCCTGCCACGGACGGGCGAGACGCCCATCCTACAAGAGGAAAGCTAATGCACTATTTTAGCTGTGTCGCGCCACTACTGTCTATTGCTGAAATCTCTAATAACAATAGTCATCAGTATCTAGACGCTCAGATGCATATCTACCTTTAATTTCTTCGTTGAAAAACGTACCAATTGAGTCTGCTGAATGTAAATCTTCCCAAGTTTGGGAGTCTACACCCGAATATTGATAAACTGCTCCATTTTGGAATTCAACTTGCAAAATGCATTCGTCGCTATCGTAGCCCACAGCCGCCGCCATTGATGAGTTAACTGGTAGCATGGCAATTGGTTCTTCTTCAAAAGGCAGTGCAGGAGTTTCAGCAATAATTTCGTTCAGTTCTTGCAGTCCTTCGTAAGCTTGTATTGGTGCAGGAATTTCCAAAAACTCCAGTTCATCACCTCGGTCAAGCAATAACTGCAAATATCCGTCAGAGTGAGCGATCGCTAATAAACTGCTCAAGTCTACCTTAGATAGCTTCATTATTTTTTATGCAACAAAATCTTTATAGTACATTTATACCAAGTAATAGCTTGGCTGTCAAGATTACAACCCATCAATTTAACTGACTACTAAATCTTGCTGATAGTTTGAAAAAAAAAGATCGCAATTTTTCATAACTGCATATATCATATATTTTAAGTCTATATAAAGTCTGGGTAAAGATACGATAAAAAGCTTGACATCTGTATACGCGGCAGATGTTCGCTCTTCAAAATCAGTCTGTAAGGTAGTGTATTACCTTGTCGATGAAGGTTTTAAATCAACTGTAGCTGTTAGTAATTAACAGTTACTTGTAAAGTATCAAAAACAATCCAGGCTAAAGCTGTGCCAACACAGGATTGCAGGTCTTGAAATTCAATCACACTGTTTTGGTCAAGATCCTGCCAAATCACCACATCTTTGCAAAATCTGGAATTTACACCCATGCATAGCCAAAAATCCCGACGCTTCTTGAGTAAAACAGTTATGATTGCGATCGCTGCGGCTACTGTTCTAGCCAGCGTTCCAATTTTGGCGAAATCTAGCCCTGTTTCATCATCCAAGCCTGCTGCATCAATTGCTCAAGCAACTACTACAGGTACAATTGTCGATATTGCCAGCGCCGACAAATCTTTAAGTACCCTAGTCACAGCTGTCAAAGCAGCGGGTCTTGTGGAAACGCTTTCTGGACAAGGCCCTTTTACAGTGTTTGCACCCACAAATGATGCATTTGCTGCTTTACCAAAAGGCACTTTAGAAACACTACTGAAGCCAGAAAACAAGGATGAATTGCAAGATATTCTAACTTACCATGTCGTTCCTGGGGCAATTGATTCTAAAAGTCTCAAGTCTGGCCCGCTTAAGACAGTTGAAGGCGAGGAACTTAACGTTCAGGTTGAAAATGGTCAAGTAACGATAAATGGAGCAAAAGTAACCACAGCAGATATCAAAGCCAGTAATGGAGTGATTCATGTGATTGATCGTGTGCTGCTTCCACGAGATATGCAACCTTAGTTGTCGCGCACCTAAAAAGCATATCTTTTAGTTTAGATAGTCAACAGTCCAAAGTCCAGATTAGCCTAGACTTTTGACTGTTGACAACCTTCACGAGTAACTATGCAATTTAAAAGCGTAATAGCTTAACTGTTTTATCTTTTGATCACGAATAATACAGCGGGAAAGACTTCGCATCTTTTGGTTTGACAAACACGCGTTGTTGTGGTTGTAACTGTAACTCGTTAAAGCGATCGCGTGTTAAATTCGCAGTCAGTACTTGCCCATCATCTAAAGTTAATTCTAGCTGAATTTCCCAACCTAAATGTATCAGCCGACTCACTCTGGCTGGTGTGGTAGAGCCATTGGGAGACTTTTCTATAATCACATCTTGCGGGCGTAAAAACACTTGCGGATGTGATGTTTCAAAACCACTGCTCTGGAAAATATTCGCGCTGCTGGGCAAAACGTTCACTGGGCCAATAAAGCTCATGACAAATGCCGTCGCCGGATTGTCGTAAATTCCTGCTGGTGTCCCCACCTGTTCTATCCGCCCTTTATTCATCACTACGACTTCATCGGAAACTTCCATTGCTTCTTCTTGGTCGTGGGTGACGAAAACTGTGGTAACATGTACTTCATCATGGAGGCGGCGTAACCATGCCCGTAAGTCTTTGCGGACTTTCGCATCAAGCGCCCCAAAGGGTTCATCAAGTAACAATACTTCTGGTTCTACAGCTAATGCCCTGGCTAAAGCTACCCGTTGTCTTTGACCACCAGAAAGTTGTGAAGGATAGCGATCGCCCAGTCCAGTCAATTGCACCAATTCCAACAACTGTTCTACCCGCCCTTTAATCTTCTTGGCTGGGGAATTGCGAATTTCTAAACCAAAGGCGATATTTTGCCGTACAGTCAGATGCTTGAATAGGGCATAGTGCTGAAACACAAACCCAATATTCCGTTCTTGTACACTTTGATATGTGGCATCCTTACCTGTGAGCAGTATTTTACCGCTATCTGGCATCTCCAAACCCGCAATTAAGCGCAGTAGGGTGGATTTACCAGATCCTGATGGCCCAAGCAAGGCAACCAGCGAGCCACTCTTGATTTCCAGACTCACCTGATCAACTGCTTTAAAACTCCCGAACTGCTTGGATACATTATCAACTACAATACCCACTGCTGCTGACCTCTGCAATTTTAATACGGCTTATTGCTAGGTTTACCGTGTTTTATTTATACCATACATAAAATAGTTTTGCCTTGAAAAATTTTAGTTAGTACAACTGCTGCGATCGGGCTAGCAACAATGAGCAGCACAAACCACTTAGTATGATGTTGGGGGTAGTAACCGTGAGAAACCTTGTAGTTGAAGAAGTTCCAAAACCTGTTTCCCAATGATTCGCCAATAATTATTCAAAGATCATTGCTTGTTCACAAACAAGGAAAATGGCGAGAACTTAGATATAAACGTGAAGAACTTACCGCTTCAGGAGTCTATGATTTTGTTACTCTAGAGCGTCAAGTGTTGATTTGTAGAGTCAGTACTAGGGTTGGAGGTAGACTAATTGGTCATATAGATTTAGCAATGGGAAAGGATGTAGAATATGCTGGGCGGCTTTACTTTTCAGGACGCGCTAATCGAGGCATTCTCCGCAAGTGGACTAATGAATCTGGACATTATCAGCCTCCCCCTGAATTTATAAAGAATGCAGGTTTACCTGAAGAACTTTTTGAACCAGGTCAATTCAAAAGTTTAATTAGTATCAATTTAATTCCTGGTAAGGATTAAGGCAGAACAGCCTTCGCACTGGGTATAACATGAAATTTGGTAAAATTGAAATGTAATTAAATCGCATGATAAATATTATTAGCTATTAATAGGTGAAAAAATATGACTAGCCGATTTATTACTGATAAAGACCATAAAGCTTTACAATTGAGGCTGATGAATTTACCGGAGTCAGCTCAGTTCAATGAGATTAACGCCATTTTAGATCGAGATTCAAGCATCGGTTTAAAGTTGGCGAATGCCCTACTGAAAAACAAAAAATACTTTGAGGTTCTTCTTGAGCGAGGGCTAGAGAAAGCAAATGCTAGCGATATTGAACTTTGGCTCAAGTATTTACTTCCACGTCTTGGCTTCCGGCGTGTTATAGCGATTTTATCTCAAAAATTATCAGAACAGCCTCAGCAAGTAGCTAAAGCTTCATACTGGTTGCCCAAATTTCTACCAAAAGGTAACGAGCAGGCTACAATCTTGCTGAAAGAACTTTTAAATAAGGAGAAACAGATGTTAGGTGGAGAGTACAAAGCTGTTCGTTCTTCAGGGCAAGTTTACAAATTAATTTTAAAAATCAAGAGTACAGGTGAATATGCAGTTTTTGGTGGATATGAATTGGGTAGTAAAGGTTCTAAAATAATTGTTGAAATCCTCAATCCAGAAGACTTATATCCAACTGGTGGAATTAGGCAAGTATCGCCTGGGGATATAGAAATACTCGACCCACAGCCTTACAACGATTGATTCAGGGTATCAATTGGTAGGTTCTGGGTTTTCGGCCTGATGTACTTATTGCTATGAGCAATTCCCGATTCCCAGTCTCGTCTTTTGTATCGAAATATTAAGGAATATTGCATTTATATCAAAACCTGACCTGAGAGCGCGAAAACAGTCAAAAGTCCGTGATACGATGCTTTCGGTAAATGTGAAGATTGGGAGAAGACCTTTGACACTACGGGTTGCTGTTGTTGGGTCAGGCCCTGCTGGTTCATCTGCCGCTGAAACACTGGCTTCATCTGGGATTGAAACCTACCTGTTTGAGCGCAAACTAGACAATGCCAAGCCCTGCGGGGGAGCGATTCCCCTGTGTATGGTGAGTGAGTTTGACTTGCCACCAGAGATTATTGACCGCCAGGTACGGAAGATGAAAATGATTTCGCCTTCCAATCGTGAAGTTGATATCAATCTGGTAAACAAAGAAGAATATATAGGAATGTGCCGCCGTGAGGTGCTGGATGGCTTTCTGCGGAATCGGGCGGCAAAATTAGGCGCAACTTTAATTAATGCTACCGTTCATAAACTCGATATACCGACAAACAACACCGACCCTTATACCATCCATTACGTTGACCACACAGAAGGTGGGCCACAGGGCATTACTAAAACCCTGAAAGTGGATTTAATCATCGGGGCGGATGGGGCTAATTCCCGCATTGCCAAAGAAATGGATGCAGGGGATTATAATTATGCGATCGCTTTCCAAGAGCGCATTCGTCTCCCCGAAGACAAAAT
Above is a window of Nostoc sp. UHCC 0702 DNA encoding:
- a CDS encoding glutathione S-transferase family protein, with the translated sequence MLKFYYHPTSVNARRVWVALLEKQIPFEPILINLDGDQFSEDFTAINPLQRIPVIVDNKLRVVESLAILDYLEAKYPTPSLMPSSADDIAIVRMVEMIAVNELQVSMTPLTRLLIGIELDPNKAEIARQRVIAVMQFYESLLDGNSYFVKDSLTLADIVAGTLVSALPQFGFSLSAYPSLNAWLEGLEERETWQQTTLSPEIIEAALPSIRKILERRS
- a CDS encoding FAD-dependent monooxygenase, which codes for MSKLIEAQQKTSNGSHAIVIGGSMAGLLSARILAEHFEHVTVVERDQLPQQPEPRHGVPQGHHVHVMLTGGYRILEQLFPGMEAELTTAGAPSVNWTADSSFFHARGWAYRGSSDLVTRTCSRPFLEWVVRRRLSSYRNIEFLSATQVKGLVTNKDNSRVTGVKLCSLDDSQEQELTSDFVVDASGRNSQLPKWLEKMGYQSPNETMINSFLGYSTCWYEQPENFQADWKVLYVISQPPHDKRGGALYPIEGNRWGVILIGISRDYPPTDEAGFIEFARSLRTPEIYQFVKNAKPITPIHGYRRTENCWHHYEKLSRMPDGLVAIGDAVCAFNPIYGQGMTTAALGALTLDDCLQKQQHNFKGLTKQFQKQLAKVLETPWLMATSEDFRWDTTEGGQPDKMTQFMHRYMDEVLELSVRDPDIYRRFIEVSHMVKQPNSLFAPSVMIRVLGQVVNSISSNYTFPKTKVLKPES
- a CDS encoding KTSC domain-containing protein; its protein translation is MKLSKVDLSSLLAIAHSDGYLQLLLDRGDELEFLEIPAPIQAYEGLQELNEIIAETPALPFEEEPIAMLPVNSSMAAAVGYDSDECILQVEFQNGAVYQYSGVDSQTWEDLHSADSIGTFFNEEIKGRYASERLDTDDYCY
- a CDS encoding fasciclin domain-containing protein; this translates as MHSQKSRRFLSKTVMIAIAAATVLASVPILAKSSPVSSSKPAASIAQATTTGTIVDIASADKSLSTLVTAVKAAGLVETLSGQGPFTVFAPTNDAFAALPKGTLETLLKPENKDELQDILTYHVVPGAIDSKSLKSGPLKTVEGEELNVQVENGQVTINGAKVTTADIKASNGVIHVIDRVLLPRDMQP
- a CDS encoding sulfate/molybdate ABC transporter ATP-binding protein; translation: MGIVVDNVSKQFGSFKAVDQVSLEIKSGSLVALLGPSGSGKSTLLRLIAGLEMPDSGKILLTGKDATYQSVQERNIGFVFQHYALFKHLTVRQNIAFGLEIRNSPAKKIKGRVEQLLELVQLTGLGDRYPSQLSGGQRQRVALARALAVEPEVLLLDEPFGALDAKVRKDLRAWLRRLHDEVHVTTVFVTHDQEEAMEVSDEVVVMNKGRIEQVGTPAGIYDNPATAFVMSFIGPVNVLPSSANIFQSSGFETSHPQVFLRPQDVIIEKSPNGSTTPARVSRLIHLGWEIQLELTLDDGQVLTANLTRDRFNELQLQPQQRVFVKPKDAKSFPLYYS